In Lysobacter luteus, a single window of DNA contains:
- the pilG gene encoding twitching motility response regulator PilG produces the protein MQDEGRNGSLDGLRVMVIDDSKTIRRTAETLLKREGCSVVTATDGFEALAKIADQQPQIIFVDIMMPRLDGYQTCALIKNNQIFKSTPVIMLSSKDGLFDKARGRIVGSEQYLTKPFTREELLDAIRTHVNA, from the coding sequence ATGCAGGACGAGGGTCGCAACGGCAGCCTCGATGGGTTGCGAGTCATGGTTATCGATGACTCCAAGACCATCCGCCGTACCGCTGAAACGTTGCTCAAGCGCGAGGGTTGCTCGGTGGTCACCGCCACCGACGGGTTCGAGGCATTGGCCAAGATCGCCGACCAGCAGCCGCAGATCATCTTCGTCGACATCATGATGCCGCGCCTGGATGGCTACCAGACCTGCGCGCTGATCAAGAACAACCAGATTTTCAAGAGCACACCGGTCATCATGCTGTCGTCGAAGGATGGCCTTTTCGACAAGGCGCGGGGCCGGATCGTCGGTTCCGAGCAGTACCTGACCAAGCCATTCACGCGCGAGGAACTCCTCGACGCGATCCGCACGCACGTCAACGCCTGA
- a CDS encoding methyl-accepting chemotaxis protein — MSTEMNSVAGKARNVGVNTWLILLGLSVLVFGLNTGYATWKAARLGGASASASALQVQSQQLAVQGQGAVGGDPAAFAAFKNTQAQIDDNVNDLNANFGQTTGVAGPIRTVSQTWAPLDKSAEQLIASEAAVLGLAENAENFTSRVPQLQASLDELVRAMSTSGSPSSQVYYALRQVVLSGTMARRVTEIRAGGAGAAAAGEGLVRDVAIFDNVLTGLRNGDEATGINALSNSGALSALGQSETLWQEMKTDVDAILSSSQNLFRAQAAADAITSGSDKLLADSRSLFDSFTAFGSLKDTSILGNLWISIISGALALLAIVGLLVSLNRQQQARYQTTKELNDRNQEAIMRLLDEMGSLAEGDLTVKATVTEDMTGAIADSINFAVEQLRSLVQTITDTSVQVASSAQETQATAMHLAEAAEHQAQEITSASDRISEIAASIDQVSKNSAESADVAQRSVQIATAGAGVVRQTIQGMDNIRDQIQETSKRIKRLGESSQEIGSIVELINDISEQTNILALNAAIQAASAGEAGRGFAVVADEVQRLAERSSNATKRIESLVQTIQADTNEAVSSMEQTTSEVVAGARLAEDAGTALGEIEKVSSDLSGLIQGISSAAQQQSGAAANITQTMHTIQQITSQTTQGANQTAQSIGNLAQLAADLRRSVADFKLPA; from the coding sequence ATGAGCACTGAGATGAATTCCGTCGCCGGGAAGGCCCGCAACGTCGGGGTCAACACCTGGTTGATCCTGTTGGGACTGTCGGTGCTGGTGTTCGGCCTGAACACCGGTTACGCCACATGGAAGGCGGCCCGCCTCGGCGGCGCAAGCGCTTCGGCCTCGGCATTGCAGGTGCAGTCGCAGCAGCTGGCGGTCCAGGGCCAGGGCGCGGTGGGCGGCGACCCGGCGGCCTTCGCGGCCTTCAAGAACACCCAGGCGCAGATCGACGACAACGTCAACGACCTCAACGCCAACTTCGGCCAGACGACCGGCGTCGCCGGACCGATCCGCACCGTCTCCCAGACCTGGGCGCCGCTCGACAAGAGCGCCGAGCAGCTGATCGCGAGTGAGGCCGCGGTACTGGGCCTGGCCGAGAACGCCGAGAACTTCACCAGCCGCGTGCCGCAGCTGCAGGCCAGCCTCGACGAGCTGGTCCGCGCTATGTCCACCAGCGGTTCGCCCTCCTCGCAGGTCTATTACGCCCTGCGACAGGTCGTGCTGTCGGGCACCATGGCCCGCCGCGTGACTGAGATCCGCGCCGGTGGCGCGGGTGCCGCCGCGGCCGGCGAAGGCCTGGTGCGCGACGTGGCGATCTTCGACAACGTGCTGACCGGCCTGCGCAACGGCGACGAGGCCACCGGCATCAACGCCCTGTCCAATTCCGGCGCGCTGTCGGCGCTCGGCCAGTCCGAGACCCTGTGGCAGGAGATGAAGACCGACGTCGACGCGATCCTGTCGAGCTCGCAGAACCTGTTCCGCGCGCAGGCCGCGGCCGACGCGATCACCTCCGGCTCCGACAAGCTGCTGGCCGACAGCCGCTCGCTGTTCGATTCGTTCACCGCATTCGGCTCGCTGAAGGACACCAGCATCCTCGGCAACCTGTGGATCTCGATCATCTCCGGCGCGCTCGCGCTGCTGGCGATCGTCGGCTTGCTGGTGTCGCTCAACCGCCAGCAGCAGGCCCGCTACCAGACCACGAAGGAACTCAACGACCGCAACCAGGAGGCGATCATGCGCCTGCTGGACGAGATGGGCTCGCTCGCGGAAGGCGACCTGACCGTGAAGGCGACCGTGACCGAGGACATGACCGGCGCGATCGCGGACTCCATCAACTTCGCCGTCGAGCAGCTGCGCAGCCTGGTGCAGACGATTACCGACACCTCGGTGCAGGTGGCGTCCAGCGCGCAGGAAACGCAGGCAACCGCCATGCACCTGGCCGAGGCGGCGGAACACCAGGCGCAGGAGATCACCTCCGCCTCCGACCGCATCAGCGAAATCGCGGCCAGCATCGACCAGGTCTCGAAGAACTCCGCCGAATCCGCGGACGTGGCGCAGCGCTCGGTGCAGATCGCGACGGCCGGTGCCGGCGTGGTGCGCCAGACGATCCAGGGCATGGACAACATCCGTGACCAGATCCAGGAGACCTCCAAGCGCATCAAGCGCCTGGGTGAGTCCTCGCAGGAAATCGGCTCCATCGTTGAACTGATCAACGACATTTCCGAGCAGACCAACATCCTGGCGCTGAACGCAGCGATCCAGGCGGCCTCGGCCGGTGAGGCCGGCCGCGGGTTCGCGGTGGTGGCCGACGAAGTGCAGCGCCTCGCGGAACGCTCGTCCAACGCGACCAAGCGAATCGAATCGCTGGTGCAGACCATTCAGGCCGATACCAACGAGGCCGTCAGCTCGATGGAGCAGACGACCTCGGAAGTGGTCGCCGGTGCGCGGCTGGCCGAGGACGCGGGTACCGCGCTGGGCGAGATCGAAAAGGTGTCTTCCGACCTGTCCGGCCTCATCCAGGGCATCTCGTCGGCCGCGCAGCAGCAGTCCGGTGCGGCGGCCAACATCACCCAGACGATGCACACCATCCAGCAGATCACCTCGCAGACCACCCAGGGCGCCAACCAGACCGCACAGTCGATTGGAAACCTGGCGCAGCTCGCCGCCGACCTCCGTCGTTCGGTGGCCGACTTCAAGCTGCCGGCCTGA
- a CDS encoding pentapeptide repeat-containing protein — protein MLRYVRLRRARLRDARPRDARIGDARPRHVLLRDARPQGALPQGALPRDARPQDARLPRARLPRARLRLAPLRHVRLQPVRFQVVRLRRALLRDALLRDALLRDALLRDAVLRRARLRDARSRRAVPLHSRCRPARRPRRSLLPRLRARRTGSGRPPRRRWCGGSGAGHRARRPASASGTPAGCRAGPAFGPTGRGTRESSARRTATRPGCWPLRPPPRRSRPRRPRSRPGRPREDA, from the coding sequence GTGCTTCGATACGTTCGGCTTCGGCGTGCTCGGTTGCGAGACGCTCGGCCTCGAGACGCTCGGATTGGAGACGCTCGGCCTCGACACGTTCTGCTTCGAGACGCTCGGCCTCAAGGCGCTCTGCCTCAAGGCGCTCTGCCTCGAGACGCTCGGCCTCAAGACGCTCGGCTTCCGCGCGCTCGGCTTCCGCGCGCTCGGCTTCGACTCGCGCCGCTTCGGCACGTTCGGCTTCAGCCCGTTCGGTTTCAAGTCGTTCGGCTTCGACGCGCTCTGCTTCGAGACGCTCTGCTTCGAGACGCTCTGCTTCGAGACGCTCTGCTTCGAGACGCTGTGCTTCGACGCGCTCGGCTTCGAGACGCTCGGTCTCGGCGCGCTGTGCCTCTGCACTCGCGGTGTCGGCCTGCGCGGCGTCCACGCCGGTCCCTTCTTCCGAGGCTTCGAGCCCGGCGAACGGGGTCAGGTCGACCACCGAGACGCCGCTGGTGCGGCGGGTCGGGAGCGGGACATCGAGCTCGTCGCCCGGCATCGGCATCTGGGACGCCGGCAGGGTGTCGCGCAGGGCCTGCATTCGGGCCGACAGGCCGTGGAACTCGGGAATCCTCGGCGAGGCGGACTGCAACGCGGCCAGGGTGCTGGCCACTGCGCCCGCCACCGCGCCGATCGCGGCCACGCCGTCCTCGCTCGCGGCCTGGCCGGCCGCGAGAAGACGCTTGA
- a CDS encoding response regulator: MARILLIEDSPTDTAVLTQLLERNGHDVLASGSAEDGIDVCRREQPDLVLMDVILPGMNGFQATRALSRDDETKAIPVLIVSTKGMETDKAWGLRQGAKDYIVKPPREDELIARINALLGS, translated from the coding sequence ATGGCACGTATTCTTCTGATCGAGGACTCGCCGACCGATACGGCGGTCCTGACCCAATTGCTCGAGCGCAACGGCCACGACGTACTGGCCTCGGGAAGCGCCGAGGACGGCATCGACGTGTGCCGCCGCGAGCAGCCCGACCTGGTCCTGATGGACGTGATCCTGCCGGGCATGAACGGCTTCCAGGCCACCCGCGCGCTGTCGCGGGATGACGAGACCAAGGCCATCCCCGTGCTGATCGTCAGCACCAAGGGCATGGAGACCGACAAGGCGTGGGGCCTGCGCCAAGGCGCGAAGGACTACATCGTCAAGCCGCCACGCGAAGACGAGCTGATCGCACGCATCAACGCGCTGCTGGGGTCGTGA
- the bioA gene encoding adenosylmethionine--8-amino-7-oxononanoate transaminase, with amino-acid sequence MLAEQHRTPSSAEAWRDRDLAVLWHPCTQMSEHPDTLPLLPIERGEGPWLIGRDGRRYLDAVSSWWVNLFGHAEPRIGAAIAAQATTLQHVILAGCSHAPAVELAERLLAIAPREPSRPPLSKVFYADNGSAGVEVALKMAFHWFRNRGEPRRTKFVALEGGYHGETLGALAVGDVPLYRRVYAPLLCEALFTPSPDAYLARDGQSAADHAEDAADALARLLDHHAGEVCAMILEPRVQCAGGMRMHNPVYLKRVRELCDVHGIFLIADEIAVGFGRTGTMFACEQAGIAPDLLCLSKGLTGGSLPLAAVLATQELYDGFLDTSREKAFLHSHSYTGNPLACAAALATLDIFASDDVVERNRGTAAKMASLAAPLAAHRHVADVRQAGMIVAFELARDGNRATPFDAAARVGLHAYRAALDRGVLLRPLGDVLYWMPPYTIDDDALALMAETTSAVIDIATEQASCG; translated from the coding sequence ATGCTAGCAGAGCAACATCGCACCCCTTCGTCCGCCGAGGCCTGGCGCGACCGCGACCTGGCGGTGCTTTGGCACCCGTGCACGCAGATGAGCGAGCACCCCGACACCCTGCCCCTGCTGCCGATCGAGCGCGGCGAGGGACCGTGGCTGATCGGCCGCGACGGCCGGCGCTACCTCGACGCGGTGAGCAGTTGGTGGGTCAACCTGTTCGGCCACGCCGAGCCGCGCATCGGGGCGGCGATCGCCGCGCAGGCGACCACGCTGCAGCACGTGATCCTGGCCGGCTGCTCGCACGCGCCGGCGGTCGAACTGGCCGAGCGCCTGCTGGCGATCGCACCGCGGGAGCCCTCGCGGCCGCCGCTGTCGAAGGTGTTCTACGCCGACAACGGCTCGGCCGGGGTCGAGGTCGCCTTGAAGATGGCGTTCCACTGGTTCCGCAACCGCGGCGAGCCGCGCCGGACCAAGTTCGTTGCACTCGAGGGTGGCTACCACGGCGAGACGCTCGGTGCACTGGCGGTCGGCGACGTGCCGCTGTACCGCCGGGTCTACGCGCCGCTGCTGTGCGAAGCGCTGTTCACCCCTTCGCCCGATGCGTACCTGGCACGCGACGGACAGAGCGCCGCCGACCACGCCGAGGACGCCGCCGACGCGCTCGCGCGGCTGCTCGACCACCATGCTGGCGAGGTCTGCGCGATGATCCTCGAGCCGCGCGTGCAGTGCGCCGGTGGCATGCGCATGCACAACCCGGTCTACCTCAAGCGCGTGCGGGAACTGTGCGACGTCCACGGCATCTTCCTGATCGCCGACGAGATCGCGGTCGGGTTCGGTCGCACCGGCACCATGTTCGCCTGCGAGCAGGCCGGCATCGCCCCCGACCTGCTGTGCCTGTCCAAGGGCCTCACCGGGGGCAGCCTGCCCCTGGCCGCCGTACTGGCGACCCAGGAACTGTACGACGGCTTCCTCGACACGTCCCGCGAGAAGGCCTTCCTGCATTCGCACAGCTACACCGGCAATCCGCTGGCCTGCGCGGCGGCACTCGCCACGCTGGACATCTTCGCGTCCGACGACGTGGTCGAACGCAACCGCGGCACCGCCGCGAAGATGGCGTCGCTGGCGGCGCCGCTGGCCGCGCACCGGCATGTCGCCGACGTCCGCCAGGCCGGCATGATCGTGGCATTCGAACTCGCACGCGACGGCAACCGCGCCACTCCGTTCGACGCCGCGGCGCGGGTCGGTCTGCACGCCTACCGCGCCGCGCTCGACCGCGGCGTGCTGCTGCGTCCGCTGGGCGACGTCCTTTACTGGATGCCGCCATACACCATCGACGACGACGCGCTGGCGCTCATGGCCGAGACGACCTCGGCGGTCATCGACATCGCGACGGAGCAGGCCTCATGCGGCTGA
- a CDS encoding chemotaxis protein CheB, translated as MSAEALRVALLARPGVARERLRGVMDEAGVERVLEADPTELELAALLAASPRAVLVALDPATEDVLDRFDEVLFDPGVDVIYEEADLAATREGWDIARWQRHLVAKLQRHGDVLPPGREPDEQPAAAMPGESVVVDAVASSEPPSASVAEALEISVEVPSGVGVEHEPLPAPEEAPTTTMEVSFAPMAGEANPFDPVLAESMGADDAAGFDDAFLSEFAAASELNPDASPALETDAFDPAVEASLAEEGFDQVVLDAGVDSDVDGPASAQVAVVAPATTIDFSNLSLDDGGEVASTASAIDDHRFRRDLDDLDQRISHLSLVDDTPQRGPEQARGAVVVLAGIGGPDAVRQLLGALPAGFPRPVLIQQRLDGARHDRLVAQMQRATSIPVKLAEAGAAADAATIYILPAEVGIEAGDGGLRFNQSGDVLSQLPSADSAVLLLSGSDATQVDAVMNHSWAGALVAGQAADGCYDAAAPNALAARGGDTAPPPRIAQLLSERWA; from the coding sequence ATGTCGGCTGAAGCCCTGCGGGTTGCCCTGCTGGCGCGCCCTGGCGTGGCCCGTGAGCGCCTGCGCGGCGTGATGGACGAGGCCGGCGTCGAGCGTGTGCTCGAGGCCGACCCGACGGAGCTGGAGCTGGCCGCCCTGCTCGCCGCGTCGCCGCGCGCGGTGCTGGTCGCGCTGGACCCGGCGACCGAGGACGTACTGGACCGGTTCGACGAGGTTCTGTTCGACCCCGGCGTCGACGTGATCTACGAGGAGGCCGACCTGGCCGCGACGCGCGAGGGCTGGGACATCGCCCGTTGGCAGCGCCACCTGGTGGCCAAGCTGCAGCGCCATGGCGATGTCCTGCCGCCGGGTCGCGAGCCCGACGAGCAGCCCGCCGCGGCAATGCCCGGCGAGTCCGTGGTCGTGGACGCTGTGGCCTCTTCCGAGCCGCCCAGCGCGTCAGTGGCCGAAGCGCTGGAGATCAGCGTCGAGGTCCCGTCCGGTGTCGGCGTCGAGCACGAGCCGTTGCCCGCGCCCGAGGAAGCGCCGACGACCACGATGGAAGTGTCGTTCGCGCCAATGGCCGGCGAAGCCAACCCGTTTGATCCGGTGCTCGCCGAGAGCATGGGCGCGGACGATGCGGCCGGCTTCGATGATGCCTTCCTGTCCGAGTTCGCCGCGGCCAGCGAGCTGAACCCCGACGCGTCCCCAGCGCTCGAGACCGATGCGTTCGACCCGGCCGTTGAGGCGTCGCTGGCCGAGGAGGGGTTCGACCAAGTGGTCCTGGACGCCGGTGTCGACTCCGACGTCGACGGCCCGGCGTCTGCCCAAGTCGCCGTCGTTGCACCCGCGACAACCATCGATTTCAGCAACTTGAGCCTCGACGACGGTGGCGAGGTGGCCAGCACCGCGTCCGCCATCGACGACCACCGGTTCCGCCGTGACCTGGACGACCTCGACCAGCGGATCTCGCACCTCTCACTCGTCGACGACACCCCGCAGCGTGGCCCCGAGCAGGCGCGCGGTGCGGTGGTGGTGCTGGCCGGTATCGGCGGGCCGGATGCGGTGCGTCAGTTGCTGGGCGCCCTGCCGGCGGGCTTTCCCCGTCCCGTGCTGATCCAGCAACGCCTCGACGGCGCGCGCCATGACAGGCTCGTGGCGCAGATGCAGCGGGCGACTTCCATCCCGGTGAAGCTGGCCGAGGCCGGTGCCGCCGCCGACGCCGCCACCATCTACATCCTGCCGGCGGAAGTCGGCATCGAGGCCGGTGATGGGGGCCTGCGCTTCAACCAGAGCGGTGACGTGCTGTCGCAGCTCCCGTCCGCCGACAGCGCGGTCCTGCTGCTCAGTGGCAGCGATGCGACGCAGGTCGATGCCGTCATGAACCACAGCTGGGCAGGTGCGCTCGTGGCCGGGCAGGCGGCCGATGGCTGTTACGACGCCGCCGCCCCGAACGCCCTGGCCGCCCGCGGCGGTGATACCGCGCCGCCGCCCCGGATCGCCCAACTGCTGTCCGAGCGCTGGGCCTGA
- a CDS encoding 16S rRNA (uracil(1498)-N(3))-methyltransferase: MRLTRLYVDLPLPPDAEVALPEGPAGHLTRVLRLGPGDACVLFNGDGFDRAATVASVGKREVLVRIGEATVADRESPLRIGLLQGIARGEKMDLILQKATELGVDHVIPVSSQRSEVKLDAARADKRLAHWRSVVAAGCEQSGRARVPTVSSPAPLAAALDGLPAGGLRLLLDPAGGLALPTLAVEAGQPVYLAVGPEGGWSPLDREQLHAAGFQGLRLGPRILRTETAGLAAIAALQARFGDLC, translated from the coding sequence ATGCGGCTGACCCGGCTGTACGTCGACCTGCCGTTGCCGCCGGACGCTGAAGTCGCGCTGCCGGAAGGACCGGCGGGGCACCTCACCCGCGTGCTCCGGCTGGGGCCCGGGGACGCATGCGTGCTGTTCAATGGCGACGGCTTCGACCGCGCCGCGACGGTGGCGTCGGTCGGCAAGCGCGAGGTCCTCGTCCGCATCGGCGAGGCGACCGTGGCCGACCGCGAATCGCCGCTGCGGATCGGGCTGCTGCAGGGCATCGCACGCGGCGAGAAGATGGACCTCATCCTGCAGAAGGCGACCGAGCTCGGCGTCGACCACGTGATCCCCGTGAGCTCGCAACGCAGCGAGGTCAAGCTGGACGCGGCGCGGGCCGACAAGCGGCTGGCCCACTGGCGAAGCGTGGTGGCCGCCGGCTGCGAACAGAGCGGGCGCGCGCGGGTGCCCACCGTCTCATCGCCGGCGCCACTCGCCGCCGCGCTGGATGGCTTGCCCGCAGGTGGCCTGCGGTTGTTGCTGGATCCCGCGGGCGGGCTAGCGCTGCCGACGCTGGCGGTCGAGGCCGGCCAGCCGGTGTACCTGGCGGTCGGGCCGGAGGGTGGATGGTCGCCGCTCGACCGCGAGCAACTGCATGCAGCGGGCTTCCAAGGGCTGCGCCTGGGGCCGCGCATCCTTCGGACGGAAACCGCCGGACTGGCGGCGATCGCGGCCCTGCAGGCGCGCTTCGGCGATCTGTGCTGA
- a CDS encoding chemotaxis protein CheW, translating to MSNTLQSPLTGDAGVDADADIRGVLIQLAGARLLLPNATIAEVLSYAEPEPVENAPAWLLGRIRWRGWQLPLVSFSRLAGIADEQGGLGSKVLVFKALGGTSPTPFFAMLTQGFPRLVTVSRAGLLVEETENLPAAVTAKVMLNQDDAYVPDLEAIEQLIADALAEAA from the coding sequence ATGTCCAACACTCTCCAATCCCCCCTGACTGGCGATGCTGGCGTCGATGCCGATGCCGACATCCGCGGGGTGCTGATCCAGTTGGCCGGTGCACGGCTGCTGCTGCCCAACGCGACCATCGCCGAGGTGCTCTCCTACGCCGAGCCCGAACCGGTGGAGAACGCCCCGGCCTGGCTGCTCGGGCGCATCCGCTGGCGTGGCTGGCAGTTGCCGCTGGTGTCTTTCTCGCGCCTGGCCGGCATTGCCGACGAACAGGGCGGCCTGGGCAGCAAGGTGCTGGTGTTCAAGGCACTCGGCGGTACTTCGCCGACCCCGTTCTTCGCGATGCTGACCCAAGGCTTCCCGCGCCTGGTCACCGTGTCGCGCGCCGGCCTGCTGGTCGAGGAGACCGAGAACCTGCCGGCGGCCGTCACCGCCAAGGTCATGCTCAACCAGGACGACGCCTACGTGCCGGACCTGGAAGCGATCGAGCAGCTGATCGCCGACGCGCTCGCCGAAGCCGCGTAA
- a CDS encoding response regulator gives MGASRTGSASVDATEADSSVETAVEASSEFAEAELESQPEPEPEPEAEVEVEVEVEADPEPEFVAEVAPEFEPEPEVGPEAAPEPEPALDSAVAALLASSLVDVQDPDEELDVSDLDPELVDIFVEEGGDLLDHSDGLLAQLRETPEEREALVGLQRDLHTLKGGARMAGIMAVGELGHVMESLLEAVVDQRCELGTDGVPLLERGFDRLHAMVTRVGDRRAIAMPDMLIAEFDARSRGQSLLRQRAGTPDVSAPTVVEAPAAAAEPVASHPVATAPVARAPESTAAAGLAPLSAPIDDSQPGDEDDIGVRAPQEQVRIRADLLDRLVNYAGEVAIYRARLEQQLGAFRGAIAEMAATNTRMRDQLRRLEMETEAQIVARYQREGEDGEQAFDPLELDRFSNLQQLSRALTESAADQNSLQLTLDDLTRQYETLLLQQSRVSSELQEGLMRTRMVPFDALLPRLRRVIRQASGELGKQVALKLDGSQGELDRNVLERMTAPLEHMLRNSVAHGIELPDERKRAGKAEEGSVRIAIRREGSEVVLEVADDGRGLNREAIRRRGEERGLVRPDAVLGDSDLDALILEPGFSTADAVSRLAGRGVGMDVVASEVRQLGGSLDIRSTPGQGVRFTLRLPQTLAVTQAVFVRINETTFAVPIASVRGVGRIAREDLVDADGNPRESTYRYGGEDYAVHDLGQLVGQGTAKAEGHLQMPVLLIRSGDLHAAVTVDQVIGNREIVVKPVGPQVASVPGIFGATIMGDGRVVVILDVAPLVRRQAVLPREMRSVAAPVVEHRQVPLVMVVDDSVTMRKVTGRVLERNNFEVATAKDGVDALERMVDVVPDLMLLDIEMPRMDGYELATQMKADPRLRNVPIVMITSRTGDKHRQRAMDIGVDRYLGKPYQEPELMRNVFELLGIERRHVG, from the coding sequence ATGGGCGCTTCAAGAACCGGCAGCGCGAGCGTCGATGCAACAGAAGCCGACAGCAGTGTCGAAACCGCTGTCGAGGCCTCGTCCGAATTCGCCGAAGCGGAGTTGGAATCGCAACCCGAGCCCGAGCCCGAACCCGAAGCCGAGGTCGAGGTTGAGGTCGAGGTCGAAGCCGACCCCGAACCCGAATTCGTGGCCGAAGTCGCCCCCGAGTTCGAGCCGGAACCCGAAGTCGGCCCCGAAGCCGCACCCGAACCAGAGCCCGCTCTCGATAGCGCGGTCGCGGCGCTGCTCGCGTCAAGCCTCGTCGACGTCCAGGACCCCGACGAAGAGTTGGACGTGTCGGACCTCGATCCCGAGCTTGTCGACATCTTCGTCGAGGAAGGCGGCGACCTGCTCGACCATTCCGACGGTCTCCTGGCCCAGTTGCGCGAGACCCCCGAGGAGCGCGAGGCGCTCGTCGGCCTGCAGCGCGACCTGCACACCCTGAAGGGTGGCGCCCGCATGGCCGGCATCATGGCGGTCGGCGAGCTCGGCCATGTCATGGAGTCGCTGCTGGAGGCGGTGGTGGACCAGCGTTGCGAACTCGGCACCGATGGCGTGCCGCTGCTCGAGCGTGGTTTCGACCGCCTGCACGCGATGGTGACCCGCGTTGGCGACCGTCGCGCCATCGCGATGCCGGACATGCTGATCGCCGAGTTCGACGCGCGCTCGCGCGGGCAATCGCTGCTGCGCCAGCGCGCCGGGACCCCGGATGTATCGGCACCGACCGTGGTGGAGGCGCCGGCTGCGGCGGCCGAACCGGTCGCGTCGCATCCGGTGGCGACCGCCCCCGTGGCCAGGGCACCCGAATCCACGGCCGCGGCCGGTTTGGCCCCGCTGTCGGCACCGATCGACGACAGCCAGCCGGGCGACGAGGACGACATCGGCGTGCGTGCGCCGCAGGAGCAGGTGCGCATCCGCGCCGACCTGCTCGACCGCCTGGTCAACTACGCCGGCGAGGTGGCGATCTACCGCGCCCGCCTGGAGCAGCAGCTGGGTGCGTTCCGTGGCGCGATCGCCGAAATGGCGGCCACCAACACCCGCATGCGCGACCAGTTGCGTCGCCTGGAGATGGAAACCGAAGCGCAGATCGTCGCCCGCTACCAGCGCGAAGGCGAGGATGGCGAGCAGGCGTTCGATCCGCTCGAGCTCGACCGCTTCTCCAACCTGCAGCAGTTGTCGCGCGCGCTGACCGAGTCCGCGGCCGACCAGAACAGCCTGCAGCTCACCCTTGACGACCTGACCCGCCAGTACGAAACGCTGCTGCTCCAGCAGTCGCGCGTGAGTTCGGAACTGCAGGAAGGCCTCATGCGCACCCGCATGGTGCCGTTCGACGCCCTGTTGCCGCGCCTGCGCCGTGTCATCCGCCAGGCATCCGGCGAGCTCGGCAAGCAGGTCGCGCTCAAGCTGGACGGCTCGCAGGGTGAGCTGGACCGCAACGTGCTTGAGCGCATGACCGCGCCGCTGGAGCACATGCTGCGCAACTCCGTCGCGCACGGCATCGAGCTGCCCGACGAGCGCAAGCGCGCTGGCAAGGCCGAGGAAGGCAGCGTCCGCATCGCGATCCGTCGCGAAGGTTCGGAAGTCGTGTTGGAAGTGGCCGACGATGGCCGTGGCCTCAACCGCGAGGCGATCCGTCGCCGCGGCGAGGAGCGCGGACTGGTGCGTCCGGACGCGGTGCTCGGCGATTCCGACCTGGATGCGCTGATCCTCGAGCCGGGCTTCTCCACCGCCGATGCGGTCAGCCGGCTTGCCGGTCGCGGCGTCGGCATGGACGTGGTCGCCAGCGAAGTCCGCCAGCTGGGCGGCTCGCTCGACATCCGCTCCACCCCGGGCCAGGGCGTGCGCTTCACCTTGCGCCTGCCGCAGACGCTGGCAGTCACCCAGGCCGTCTTCGTCCGCATCAACGAGACCACCTTCGCCGTGCCGATCGCGTCGGTCCGTGGTGTCGGCCGCATCGCCCGCGAAGACCTGGTCGATGCCGATGGCAACCCGCGCGAATCGACCTACCGCTACGGCGGCGAGGACTACGCGGTACACGACCTCGGCCAGCTGGTCGGGCAGGGCACGGCAAAGGCCGAGGGCCACCTGCAGATGCCGGTGCTGCTGATCCGCTCCGGCGACCTGCATGCGGCGGTCACCGTCGACCAGGTGATCGGCAACCGCGAAATCGTGGTCAAGCCGGTCGGCCCGCAGGTCGCCTCGGTGCCGGGCATCTTCGGCGCGACGATCATGGGTGACGGCCGCGTGGTCGTGATCCTCGACGTGGCCCCGCTGGTCCGCCGCCAGGCCGTGCTCCCGCGCGAGATGCGCAGCGTCGCGGCGCCGGTGGTCGAGCACCGCCAGGTCCCGCTGGTGATGGTGGTCGACGACTCGGTCACCATGCGCAAGGTCACGGGCCGCGTGCTGGAGCGCAACAACTTCGAGGTCGCGACCGCAAAGGATGGCGTCGATGCGCTTGAGCGGATGGTCGACGTGGTACCCGACCTGATGCTGCTGGACATCGAGATGCCGCGGATGGACGGCTACGAGCTGGCCACCCAGATGAAGGCCGACCCGCGTTTGCGCAACGTGCCGATCGTGATGATCACCTCGCGTACCGGCGACAAGCACCGCCAGCGCGCGATGGACATCGGCGTCGACCGCTACCTCGGCAAGCCGTACCAGGAGCCCGAGCTGATGCGCAACGTGTTCGAGCTGCTCGGGATCGAGCGTCGCCATGTCGGCTGA